In Candidatus Roseilinea sp., one DNA window encodes the following:
- the atpC gene encoding ATP synthase epsilon chain, producing the protein MPLHLEIVTSERTVFSGDVDMVTVPGAGGVMGVLPHHAPVLSTLKPGELRVKIGDEVQEFAIGGGFVDIHDNRVIILADSAERADEIDIARAEAARARAEELLKNPPPNKEDLFKLEAALRKSTVRLNVAMRRRTHRGESHS; encoded by the coding sequence ATGCCGTTGCATCTTGAAATCGTCACAAGCGAACGCACCGTGTTCAGCGGCGACGTGGACATGGTGACCGTGCCCGGCGCCGGCGGCGTGATGGGCGTGTTGCCGCATCACGCGCCGGTGCTCTCTACGCTAAAGCCGGGCGAATTGCGCGTCAAGATCGGCGACGAAGTGCAGGAGTTCGCCATCGGCGGTGGCTTTGTGGACATCCACGACAATCGCGTGATCATCCTGGCCGACAGCGCCGAGCGCGCCGACGAGATTGACATCGCCCGCGCCGAGGCCGCCCGCGCGCGTGCCGAGGAATTGTTGAAGAACCCGCCGCCGAACAAAGAAGACCTGTTCAAGCTCGAAGCGGCGCTGCGCAAGAGCACTGTGCGTTTGAATGTGGCCATGCGCCGGCGCACCCATCGCGGCGAATCGCACAGCTGA